The DNA window AGAAATTCTATTTTTATTATTTTAGCAATTCCATAGGAAGCAAAAGTTAAGCTTGATGAATAATTTTCACCTATAGCCATTATTATAAAAATTGACAAAGTAAATATATAGATCGATGATAAAAATATACTCATATAACTTATTTTCTTTATTTTTTTCATGTCAAACATATATAATAATACTACTAAAAAAACTACAGCTTCTCCAAAAGGATATATAAAAATTTCATATGCCCCATGTAAAACAGGTCCCATTCCATTATATAAAAATGGTTTTATATTATTTATATCTAATTCTGGAATAAGAAAAAATAACAATATTACTATATATGCATATGGAAAATAAACTCAGCCCATCTACATAACGTTACTAAACCCTTTTTTAAAACCCATACACATAATATCATCATAAATATACCTGGTACAATTATAGGCGTTTTGTCATAACTAGTTGCTTCTGCAAATTGTACAAAATCTCTTAGTACTAACCCAATTAAATCAAAAAAATAATAAGTATAAAAAACTATTATTATTTTTCCTATATACTTACCAAATACGTTTAATATAGCATCAAGTAAATTTTGATGTGACTTTAATTTTAATATTCCTAAGTATACAAACATTAGCATAAGTGAAAATATAATAGCTATTAAGACTGCTATCCAACTATCTTTTTTTGCTGCAAGACCAGAAGCTAATATTGAAAATTCACCTGTTACAAACAGTAAAATAATAGCAATTGATTGTCTAACTTTAATAACTTCCTTATCCATTTTCCCCTCCGAATCTTAATAGCCTACAAATATTT is part of the Abyssisolibacter fermentans genome and encodes:
- a CDS encoding GerAB/ArcD/ProY family transporter; this encodes MLFFLIPELDINNIKPFLYNGMGPVLHGAYEIFIYPFGEAVVFLVVLLYMFDMKKIKKISYMSIFLSSIYIFTLSIFIIMAIGENYSSSLTFASYGIAKIIKIEFLQRLEILAAITFLIGIFAKVSIYLLATCMCIEKLLELNNYKNLVIPVGALSLNFVIFSFDSVIEFNEWIFEVWIYFAFIFIVIVPVLLLIAGNIKKLLQKGKG
- a CDS encoding GerAB/ArcD/ProY family transporter, translating into MDKEVIKVRQSIAIILLFVTGEFSILASGLAAKKDSWIAVLIAIIFSLMLMFVYLGILKLKSHQNLLDAILNVFGKYIGKIIIVFYTYYFFDLIGLVLRDFVQFAEATSYDKTPIIVPGIFMMILCVWVLKKGLVTLCRWAEFIFHMHI